The stretch of DNA TTTGACGGTCAGTGCCAACGTGGCGACAATCCGTGCCGATCTCCGCTCACGTCGGCTCCCCATTGGACCACCCTGTTGCCTCCCCGACTCCCAATTTTAACGCCTTCGTCCTTGGTCTCTCCCCACTTGAGCCACTTCCCAATTCAATTCATCGTTTTCGCTGCAAGCGAGAGGGGCGACAGCGACACAGAGGAGGAGGTAATGTTTCTTTATCATCTCGCCCTGGGTTGTGCTCTTGATCTCTCGAAGTGCCAAGTTATTTTCGTGGTCGTTTGAATTCATTCTTCGTAGATCTGAATTCGCTGACTGTTTGGTTTGTTGCCCTTCCTCGTGGTACTGGCATAGGGATTGCTTGGTACGGGTTGCAATCACGTGCCTCTTGATCAAATTGATAagtttttccttttgatttatcGGCTGCGCTGTAAGCCACTGTGCTCGATCTGCGGCTGGCAAGTTGTGGAAAACGAATGCGTTCGAAATGATAATATTGGCTCGTTAAAGTTTATGTATACTTATGGAAATGGGTTCTGCATAGAGCTGGGAACAACAGAGGGTTGAGATTGGTTCCTGACAGCGTTTAGAAAAGGGGGAGAACAAGATTCGAGCCCCTTTGGTCAAAAGCGTCAATAGAGGACTTGAGTCTGAAGATTTGTTTGGAAAGGCTCAAAATATTCTTTCCCTTGTTGCAATTTATTTTGAACCCACCTCAGTTGTCATAGTATTAATCTGACTAGTAATAGAACTAGATACAGGCATGGGACGTAATTAATATGGAAAAGGAACATTTTTTGCTAGCttgattttcaataaattaGGATGCCGTCTTGCGGACAGATACTACATTGCAACAAGAGATGCTTTCCATATTATATCCATTGAAAAATAAACATGGACAAAATCCCAATATCTATTGCGAAAAGCTCTTCAACATAGAGAAGGTTATGTTAAGGAGTTCAATTGACAATCAACTTGAAAGTTTCTTGCCTTTTggtgttttgaaaattgaaaagtccAGAGGAGGAACTGATGCACATTAGTTTTGTTTGAGCTATGGTTTGATTCTTAGggcattttcttttatttccatgGTATGTTTATATTTGTCTGACAGACAGGCAATTACGTCTCCAAGCATCGGTAATAAGCTCACTCGGACAAATGTTTAATACTCGTTGAGGAAAATCAAAGGGTGTTGGTGTGGAAAAGATAATTTCTCAAACATGTTCACACTTTTCTATGTTTAAATTATGTCCGGTTATAGCCATTGGGCAGAAAAGagtttttttacaaaatattatagTGTTTAATAATATGTTTATTCTGGACGTGTAAttcatctttcttttatttttttcgccTGGTTTGCAGAGGGCGTATAGTTTTACAAAATAAGGATGGCGTCAACTGAGTCATCACGCGAGGAAAATGTTTACATGGCCAAATTGGCAGAACAGGCTGAGAGATACGAAGAGATGGTTGAATTCATGGAGAAAGTGGCAAAGACCGTGGATGTTGAAGAGCTGACTGTGGAGGAAAGGAACCTCCTTTCTGTGGCGTACAAGAATGTGATTGGGGCTAGGAGGGCTTCCTGGAGGATTATATCTTCCATTGAGCAGAAAGAGGAAAGTCGTGGTAATGAAGATCATGTTTCCACTATCAAGGAGTACAGGGGAAGGATTGAGGCTGAGCTCAGCAAGATCTGTGATGGCATTCTAAGCCTTCTTGTGTCCCATCTCATTCCTTCTGCGTCATCTGCAGAATCCAAGGTGTTCTACCTTAAGATGAAGGGTGATTATCACCGGTACTTGGCAGAGTTTAAGGCCGGGGCTGAGAGGAAGGAAGCTGCTGAGAGCACATTGTTAGCTTATAAGTCTGCTCAGGTGGGTTGTCATTATGACATTAGTGCCATTTTTGCTCTTAACATGTCCTTGCTGCTGCTACTTACGGTctgatatattgttgttttctCTCATGAAGGACATTGCATTGGCTGAGTTGCCTCCTACTCATCCAATAAGGCTGGGGCTTGCACTTAATTTCTCCGTTTTCTATTATGAAATCCTTAACTCACCTGATCGTGCTTGCAGTCTTGCAAAACAGGTATTGCTTACATAACCTGCTATATTTATTTGCTCCCTCTATTTATTTGCTGCCACTTAAATGTTGGATGCTGCTTTGAATATTTGGAGATAGCAAAGGACATATGGAATATCACGATAATTTAAGCAATGAGATTTATGTGAAGGACCATTTCAATATTCTTAATTGTGGTGTGGGAGAAATAACAGATTGTTATAAATAGAAGATGCATTCAAGTAACTTGGCTGAATCTGACCTACAAATACCAGTGTCTAGGAAACAAAAAAGTTATTCTAAAGGACAAGGTATGTTGGTATTCATTTTTGTTGGATGGGACAATAGCTGAAAGTAAACTTTTGTCCAGACTCCTTATGTTCATCTTCTTGACCAGTTTGTAATTATAGATTCTTTGTATTCTGCTGGTTTCTTACTTCAGTGGATTTAGAAGCTtgggctattttttttttttgggggggggggggtggcggCGCTTGAAAATTGGCTTCctcatttatattttctgc from Diospyros lotus cultivar Yz01 chromosome 6, ASM1463336v1, whole genome shotgun sequence encodes:
- the LOC127803398 gene encoding 14-3-3-like protein GF14 psi isoform X1; its protein translation is MASTESSREENVYMAKLAEQAERYEEMVEFMEKVAKTVDVEELTVEERNLLSVAYKNVIGARRASWRIISSIEQKEESRGNEDHVSTIKEYRGRIEAELSKICDGILSLLVSHLIPSASSAESKVFYLKMKGDYHRYLAEFKAGAERKEAAESTLLAYKSAQDIALAELPPTHPIRLGLALNFSVFYYEILNSPDRACSLAKQGKRCVIKFQKGKRCTIKFHNLSLSHSWNMIHLQKGMKKERVCYYTSIIAFDEAISELDTLGEESYKDSTLIMQLLRDNLTLWTSDITDEGADEIKEASKPESGETQQ
- the LOC127803398 gene encoding 14-3-3-like protein A isoform X2 produces the protein MASTESSREENVYMAKLAEQAERYEEMVEFMEKVAKTVDVEELTVEERNLLSVAYKNVIGARRASWRIISSIEQKEESRGNEDHVSTIKEYRGRIEAELSKICDGILSLLVSHLIPSASSAESKVFYLKMKGDYHRYLAEFKAGAERKEAAESTLLAYKSAQDIALAELPPTHPIRLGLALNFSVFYYEILNSPDRACSLAKQGKRCVIKFQKGKRCTIKFHNLSLSHSWNMIHLQKGMKKERVCYYTSIIVSRSASCCFCFFPLFPLLPFFQEHRNSGA
- the LOC127803398 gene encoding 14-3-3-like protein GF14 psi isoform X3 encodes the protein MASTESSREENVYMAKLAEQAERYEEMVEFMEKVAKTVDVEELTVEERNLLSVAYKNVIGARRASWRIISSIEQKEESRGNEDHVSTIKEYRGRIEAELSKICDGILSLLVSHLIPSASSAESKVFYLKMKGDYHRYLAEFKAGAERKEAAESTLLAYKSAQDIALAELPPTHPIRLGLALNFSVFYYEILNSPDRACSLAKQAFDEAISELDTLGEESYKDSTLIMQLLRDNLTLWTSDITDEGADEIKEASKPESGETQQ